From one Capsicum annuum cultivar UCD-10X-F1 unplaced genomic scaffold, UCD10Xv1.1 ctg15253, whole genome shotgun sequence genomic stretch:
- the LOC124890317 gene encoding uncharacterized protein LOC124890317 yields the protein MPKPTYNAEQLEVANKLILEELHYNKSSLSKEHEELMNKLTEEQRSMYDRIITTVKHNKGGFLFLYGHGGIGKTFIWRTLSSAIRSKGDIVLTVASSEIASLLLPGDISNLDWPFGGKTVVLGRDFRQILPVITKAVGDGMIGNSIDGIGKVSIPDDVLISDCEDPISAIVNSTYPDFYSHCSD from the exons ATGCCAAAGCCAACTTATAATGCAGAACAACTTGAAGTTGCCAATAAACTAATCCTTGAGGAATTACATTACAATAAATCCTCTCTATCCAAAGAACATGAGGAACTTATGAATAAATTAACAGAGGAGCAAAGGTCAATGTATGACAGAATCATAACAACGGTGAAGCACAACAAAGGAGGTTTTCTCTTTTTATATGGCCATGGAGGAATTGGAAAGACTTTTATATGGAGGACTTTGTCTTCAGCAATAAGATCTAAAGGAGATATTGTTTTAACAGTTGCGTCTAGCGAAATTGCATCACTTTTATTACCCGGAG ATATATCTAATTTAGATTGGCCATTTGGAGGTAAAACAGTTGTACTTGGTAGGGACTTTAGACAAATTCTACCGGTCATTACAAAAG CGGTTGGAGATGGTATGATTGGTAATTCAATTGATGGAATTGGAAAAGTTTCTATACCTGATGATGTTCTTATTAGTGATTGTGAAGATCCTATTTCTGCCATTGTCAACAGTACATATCCAGATTTTTATTCACATTGCAGTGAT